The genomic stretch GATCTTCTCGAAGATCGAGTTCATGTCGCCGAGGCGGTCGATCTGCATCTCCTTGCGGCTGCCGATGCCGCCCTGGAAGTCCCGCCAGAACAGCCAGTGGTGCACGTAGTACGCGCAGATCACCCACGTCATGCCCTCGTCGCGGGACTTTTCGGTCAGGCCGTTCTGGCGGGCTCTCAGGCGGTCGTCGAGCCATGCCACGTACGCGGTCTGCTTCGGGCGCAATCGCAGGGGGAGCACACCAGGCAGGCCCTCGGCGACGTTGCGCGGGTCTAACGTGAAGGCGAAGGTGTCGATGAAGAAGGCGGGGTCGCGGCGGCAGCGCTCGATCAGGGCCAGACGCAGGGGCGCACTGGCGTTCGCCTCGCGCAGCAGGCTGGCGCGGCGGATCATCTCCGAGCGGATCTGGATCGCCCGCACGGCCGCGTGGCGGATCAGACTCTCGCGGATCGCGGCCTCGCGGCTGGGGTAGATCGCCGGCGCGGTCACCCGGCCCCCTGGCCCAGCAGGCGGGTCAGCTCGGCCGCCAGTTGCTCGTCGCTGGCGTCCTCCAGCCCCGTCCCCTCAGGGAGGCCGTCATCCGTGCTGGGCGCGTCGTCGTCCTTCGCCCACAACCCATGCAGGCGGCCGATCAGCACGCGGGCCTGCTCGGGATCCTGGAGTTCCAGGGCCAGGCCGTTCGGGGTCGGCTTGATCTTCTTCGCCAGGTGCAGCACCCCGAGGTCACGGGCCTTGGCCAGATCCAGGCGCGGCACCTCCCGCAGCACGGGCGGGCCGGGCACCCAGCGGGTGGCGTAGGGGTCGGCCTCCATCTCCAGTTCCATGCGGGTGGCGTCCCGGCGGCGCTGGAGCTGGGCGGCGGCGTGGGCCTTGAGTTCCTTACCGCTCAGGCCGGCGCGCTGGGCGAAGCGCTCCTCGAAGTCGATCTGGGCGAAGAGTTCGGTCAGGAGCTCCGCGACCGGACGGTAGGTGTACGGCCGGTGCTCCTGCCGCTCGAAGCTGAAGAAGTCCTCCAGGGTCGTGCGGGCGACTTCCTCTGTCCTGGCGCGGACTTCCTCGGCCCCCATGCCGGCTTCGGCCCAGCCCAGGCGCAGGGCGGTTTTGACGTCAGCAGATGTCAACAGGCGCTGGCCCTGCGAGCGGGCCGTTTTCTCGCTGTAGTTCGCGGCTTTAGCGGCGCGGGTGGCGTTCGGGCGTTCCAGGTAGCTGGCGACGAATGCGCGGCGCTGTGGGGTCAGTCGGGCGAAGGCCTGCGCGAACGTCGTGGGCTCAGACGCCGACCTGCCCCTTTCGGCTGCAGCGGGCCCCTTGGGCTGCGCTTTGCGCGCCTTGCGCGTCATGAAAGCAGAGTGGCGGCGTGTGTGACACGCAAATGCGCATCCAGACGCTGTTGTGTGCAGTTACGCTGCGGCATGACCGAGAAAGAACGCATCCTTCGCGTCTACAGCCTGGATCAGGAAATGGAGCGTTCTGCAGCCCTACTGCGCCGCGGCATCGCTGGAGTCGGGCAGCCTCTCTACGCTGGAGAGACTGCCCGCTTCCTATTCATGATCGACCTGGCTGGCGGCACTGAACGCATGCTCAAGGTGGCCTGGGCACTGGCGATGAAAGAACACACCGGTCAGTGGCCAGGAGCGCAGGATTTCCGCGCAATAGGACACCGAGTGCTGTACCTCTCGGATGCAGTGGCAGATCTTTTCCCTACCGAATATCTGAGGCGGGAAGATGCGCGCTGGGGGCTCAATTATCTCAAGACTGGAATGTGGTTCAGACCGGCTGCCGAGATTCTGGACGACCTTGCACGGCAGGGTCGATATATCCACATTGACGCGCTCGGGGGCCAGCCAGCCAAGGGTGATAGCCCTGAACGTCACTGGCAACAGCTGGAGTTTGCGGTCGGCCGAGCGTTGTTCCCGGACGAAGCAGAGTTCTCTCGACGCTTAATGGACGGGGCAGGGCAAGCGTTGCAGGAGCCCATCCATGCTGAGTTGGCACGAGCTTTCGGCACGCTGGGATACATATTGTTTCGATTGCTGGCGGCTGGGCTCCCCTCCACTGAAGCTAAGCAATGGTCAGTGCTGTGGAATTCATTCCTGCAGTACCGCCCTCGAACATTGCCGCTGTCCGCGTTTCAACCCGATCAGTGAAGCTCAGTCGTCGTCCCAGTCGATCTCGGCCACCGGCGTCGTCTCGCGTTCGCGCTGTTCCTGGAGTAGCCCACTCTGGTTCCGGGTGGGCTTGCTGCCCATGGCGAGCGCCCGGCCGGCCTTCCAGCGACGGTAGCAGGTCGTGTAGGCCATGCCGCTGTGGCGGCTGAGCCACGCTGTGAAGTCGCCGGGCAGGCCGTGGCGCAGGAAGTCCAGGCGCAGGGCGTAGGCCGCGCGGGCCTGGGCGACGATCAGGGCGCGGCCGTGGCCGGGCAGGTGGGTCAACTGGGCCGCACGCTGCTCCAGGGCGGTGACGTCGGCCGGGTTGACGCGCCGGCGACGGGCCTCCTTGCTGTCACTTTCATTGTGAAAGAAGGTGTACCGCTTGGTCATTGGCTCCCTGCTGGACGCATCGGATGGCGTTTCTTGACCGCCTTGCGGGCACGCTGCCCGTTGGTCATGAAGAACCGGGTGGCGCGGCCTTCGAGTAGGGCGTGCCACTCCTCCTCGGGGATGGCGGTGGTGAGGGCCGCGTGGGGGCTGGCGCAGTGCTGGCCGACGGTACCGCGGAGCAGCGCGCGGGCGGCCTGGTGGGCGGGCGTGCGGGGGGGTCGGGGCATCAGGACTCCAGCGCGGCGAGGACGCGGTCGAGGCGGGCCAGCACGTGACGGATCAGGATGCTGGGGTCACTCAGCGGACGGGCGGGCAGGCGCGGCAGCTCGGCGGCGAGTTCGTCCCGCAGGGCGTGCAACTGGTGATGGGCGCTTGAGGGCACGGGGCGGGCGAGCAGGGCGCGGCGGTTCGCGACGTTCAG from Deinococcus sp. AB2017081 encodes the following:
- a CDS encoding LuxR C-terminal-related transcriptional regulator; translation: MTPPRLTRRQQQAHDLLQRGCSDKQIARRLRITPETVAGHCQAVYAALNVANRRALLARPVPSSAHHQLHALRDELAAELPRLPARPLSDPSILIRHVLARLDRVLAALES
- a CDS encoding terminase small subunit, giving the protein MTRKARKAQPKGPAAAERGRSASEPTTFAQAFARLTPQRRAFVASYLERPNATRAAKAANYSEKTARSQGQRLLTSADVKTALRLGWAEAGMGAEEVRARTEEVARTTLEDFFSFERQEHRPYTYRPVAELLTELFAQIDFEERFAQRAGLSGKELKAHAAAQLQRRRDATRMELEMEADPYATRWVPGPPVLREVPRLDLAKARDLGVLHLAKKIKPTPNGLALELQDPEQARVLIGRLHGLWAKDDDAPSTDDGLPEGTGLEDASDEQLAAELTRLLGQGAG